Proteins found in one Limnohabitans sp. TEGF004 genomic segment:
- a CDS encoding 2Fe-2S iron-sulfur cluster binding domain-containing protein: MSDKLNGGIDTPVGSDGVFTLELVKSGQRLVVGTDQTALQVLEAAGIDVPMSCGQGICGTCLTRVVGGVPDHRDMYLSGEEQDANDQFTPCCSRSKTAVLMLDL; encoded by the coding sequence ATGAGCGACAAATTGAATGGAGGCATCGATACGCCCGTGGGCAGCGACGGGGTGTTCACCCTCGAACTTGTGAAATCAGGCCAACGTCTGGTAGTGGGCACCGATCAAACAGCCTTGCAAGTGTTGGAGGCTGCGGGGATTGACGTGCCCATGTCGTGTGGGCAGGGCATTTGCGGCACTTGCCTGACCCGTGTAGTGGGTGGAGTGCCGGATCACCGCGACATGTATTTGAGCGGTGAAGAGCAAGACGCGAACGATCAGTTCACACCTTGCTGTTCACGCAGCAAAACTGCGGTGTTGATGCTGGATCTTTGA
- a CDS encoding DEAD/DEAH box helicase: MKFEDLNLAPAIQKAVAEQGYETPTPIQAQAIPAVLAGHDLLAGAQTGTGKTAAFTLPMLHKLTMSRSKENKFGVYGVRALVLTPTRELAAQVEESVRNYGKYLQLTSTVIFGGVGMNPQVARIKKGVDILVATPGRLLDLQQQGLLDLSTVEILVLDEADRMLDMGFIHDVKKILALVPKDKQSLLFSATFSDEIRELANNLLKDPQSIQVTPSNTTVQRITQVVHPVGRGKKKALLAHIINEHNWSQVLVFTRTKFGANNVAEFLTKNGISAMALHGNKSQTARTQALSGFKTGEIRALVATDIAARGIDIDELPHVVNYEIPNISEDYVHRIGRTGRAGSSGEAVSLVSLDEQGFMRDIEIFTKQQVPVVPVADFGPDADEKAEPIAMGRQTLWGGIGKPPGRDVMAAAAKAARGEMMQRIRDTKATGGGRNGGGGRGGQGGASEGRAPRPSGHVSRDRVGDRPARDGERAQFGDRPARSGERPARDGNRQPGNGQGQGARAPRQFDNRGPRNDAPRPPRDFDAPRAPRRDDDDFQPRANAHLGTQSGVNAFGHKTQGGGQRQPDPTRTSVDLMTERKRGGGGGGYGRRPSGGGGGNRSGGGGRSGGGGGGYGR, from the coding sequence ATGAAATTTGAAGATTTAAATTTGGCTCCGGCCATCCAAAAAGCTGTGGCCGAACAGGGCTACGAAACTCCCACCCCCATCCAAGCCCAAGCCATTCCAGCGGTTCTCGCCGGACACGACTTGTTGGCAGGTGCCCAAACCGGCACCGGTAAAACAGCGGCATTCACCTTGCCCATGTTGCACAAGCTCACCATGAGCCGCAGCAAAGAAAACAAATTTGGCGTGTATGGCGTGCGCGCCTTGGTACTGACCCCCACTCGCGAACTCGCGGCCCAAGTGGAAGAGTCGGTGCGTAACTACGGCAAATACTTGCAACTCACCTCCACCGTCATCTTTGGCGGCGTGGGCATGAACCCTCAAGTGGCACGCATCAAAAAAGGCGTGGACATTTTGGTAGCCACACCCGGCCGCTTGCTCGACTTGCAACAGCAAGGCTTGCTAGATTTGTCCACAGTGGAAATCTTGGTACTCGACGAAGCCGACCGCATGTTGGACATGGGCTTCATCCACGACGTCAAGAAAATCTTGGCCTTAGTACCCAAAGACAAGCAAAGCTTGTTGTTCTCAGCCACCTTCAGCGACGAAATTCGCGAACTGGCCAACAATCTGCTGAAAGACCCACAAAGCATCCAAGTCACGCCTAGCAACACCACCGTGCAACGCATCACGCAAGTGGTTCACCCTGTGGGTCGCGGCAAGAAAAAGGCTTTGCTCGCACACATCATCAACGAACACAACTGGAGCCAAGTGCTGGTGTTCACACGCACCAAGTTTGGTGCCAACAACGTGGCCGAGTTCTTGACCAAGAACGGCATCAGCGCCATGGCGTTGCACGGCAACAAGAGCCAAACTGCACGTACCCAAGCCTTGTCGGGCTTCAAGACCGGCGAAATCCGCGCCTTGGTGGCCACCGACATTGCCGCACGCGGCATTGACATTGACGAGTTGCCACACGTGGTGAACTACGAAATCCCCAACATCAGCGAAGACTATGTGCACCGCATTGGCCGCACAGGCCGCGCTGGCTCAAGCGGTGAAGCCGTGAGCTTGGTGTCGTTGGATGAACAAGGTTTCATGCGCGACATCGAAATCTTTACCAAACAACAAGTGCCTGTGGTGCCTGTGGCCGACTTCGGCCCAGACGCTGACGAAAAGGCCGAACCCATCGCCATGGGCCGTCAAACCTTGTGGGGCGGTATCGGCAAGCCCCCAGGCCGTGACGTGATGGCGGCTGCAGCCAAAGCCGCTCGCGGTGAAATGATGCAACGTATTCGCGACACCAAAGCCACTGGCGGCGGTCGCAATGGTGGTGGCGGTCGTGGTGGTCAAGGTGGCGCCTCCGAAGGTCGCGCACCTCGCCCCAGCGGCCATGTGAGCCGTGACCGCGTGGGCGATCGTCCCGCACGCGATGGTGAACGCGCCCAGTTTGGTGACCGTCCTGCACGCAGCGGCGAACGCCCAGCACGTGATGGCAACCGCCAGCCTGGCAATGGACAGGGCCAAGGTGCTCGCGCCCCTCGCCAGTTTGACAACCGTGGCCCACGCAACGACGCGCCACGTCCACCGCGTGACTTTGACGCGCCTCGCGCCCCACGCCGTGACGACGATGACTTCCAACCCCGTGCCAATGCACACTTGGGCACCCAAAGCGGCGTGAACGCTTTTGGCCATAAAACACAAGGCGGCGGTCAGCGTCAGCCCGACCCCACACGCACCAGCGTGGACCTCATGACCGAACGCAAACGCGGCGGTGGTGGCGGTGGTTATGGCCGTCGTCCTAGCGGCGGCGGTGGTGGCAATCGCTCAGGTGGCGGTGGCCGTTCAGGTGGTGGTGGCGGCGGTTACGGCCGTTAA
- the ettA gene encoding energy-dependent translational throttle protein EttA, with the protein MAQYVFSMNRVGKIVPPKRQILKDISLSFFPGAKIGVLGTNGSGKSTLLKIMAGIDKEIEGEAIPMTGLKIGYLPQEPQLDPEHTVRQSVESGMGEVKEAQARLEEVYAAYAEEDADFDALAAEQAKLEAIISASGAGDGSDHLLEIAADALRLPAWDAIIGKLSGGEKRRVALCRLLLSKPDMLLLDEPTNHLDAESVDWLEQFLARFSGTVVAITHDRYFLDNAAEWILELDRGHGIPYKGNYSTWLEQKEARLATEQRTEDARSKAMKKELEWARQNPKGRQAKSKARLARFEELSDHEYQKRNETQEIFIPVAERLGHEVFEFKNVSKSFGDRLLIDNLSFQVPAGAIVGIIGPNGAGKSTLFKLIAGKEQPDSGEVKIGQTVKMAFVDQSRDDLNDNKTVWEDISGGLDIMNVGKFQMPSRAYCGRFNFNGGDQQKKVGMLSGGERGRLHLAKTLIEGGNVLLLDEPSNDLDVETLRALEDALLEFAGSVMVISHDRWFLDRIATHILAAEGDSQWVFFDGNYQEYEADKKKRLGEEGAKPKRVRFKALK; encoded by the coding sequence ATGGCTCAGTACGTTTTTAGTATGAACCGCGTCGGCAAAATCGTGCCGCCCAAGCGTCAGATCTTGAAAGACATCTCCCTGTCCTTCTTCCCCGGAGCCAAGATTGGCGTGTTGGGCACCAACGGTTCAGGCAAGTCCACCTTGCTCAAAATCATGGCTGGCATCGACAAAGAGATCGAGGGCGAAGCTATTCCCATGACGGGCCTGAAGATCGGATATTTGCCCCAAGAGCCTCAACTCGACCCTGAGCACACCGTGCGCCAATCGGTCGAAAGCGGCATGGGCGAGGTCAAAGAAGCGCAAGCTCGCCTCGAAGAGGTGTATGCCGCCTACGCCGAAGAAGATGCTGACTTTGACGCTTTGGCTGCCGAGCAAGCCAAACTTGAAGCCATCATTTCTGCCTCTGGTGCGGGTGACGGCTCAGACCACTTGCTGGAAATCGCCGCCGACGCGCTGCGTCTGCCCGCATGGGACGCCATCATTGGTAAGCTCTCTGGTGGTGAAAAGCGCCGCGTGGCTCTGTGCCGGTTGCTACTGTCTAAGCCCGACATGTTGTTGCTTGACGAACCGACCAACCACTTGGACGCCGAATCGGTGGATTGGCTGGAGCAGTTCTTGGCCCGCTTCTCAGGCACTGTGGTTGCCATTACCCACGATCGTTACTTCTTGGACAACGCAGCCGAGTGGATTTTGGAACTCGACCGTGGCCACGGCATTCCATACAAAGGCAACTACTCCACATGGTTGGAGCAAAAAGAAGCCCGTTTGGCCACCGAGCAGCGCACCGAAGACGCACGCTCCAAGGCCATGAAGAAGGAATTGGAATGGGCGCGTCAAAACCCCAAAGGTCGTCAAGCCAAGAGCAAGGCCCGTTTGGCCCGTTTTGAAGAGTTGTCCGATCACGAATACCAAAAGCGCAACGAAACACAGGAAATCTTCATTCCAGTGGCAGAGCGCTTGGGCCATGAAGTGTTTGAGTTCAAGAATGTCAGCAAGTCCTTTGGCGACCGTTTGTTGATCGACAACCTGAGCTTCCAAGTGCCTGCAGGTGCGATCGTGGGCATCATTGGCCCCAACGGTGCAGGTAAGTCGACCTTGTTCAAGCTGATTGCTGGCAAAGAGCAGCCAGATAGCGGTGAAGTGAAGATTGGCCAAACCGTCAAGATGGCGTTTGTGGACCAGTCGCGCGACGACTTGAACGACAACAAAACCGTGTGGGAAGACATCTCAGGTGGTTTGGACATCATGAACGTCGGCAAGTTCCAAATGCCAAGCCGTGCGTATTGCGGCCGCTTCAACTTCAACGGCGGCGATCAGCAAAAGAAAGTCGGCATGTTGTCTGGTGGTGAGCGTGGTCGCTTGCACTTGGCCAAGACCTTGATCGAAGGCGGCAACGTGTTGCTGCTCGATGAGCCATCCAACGACTTGGACGTGGAAACCTTGCGTGCGTTGGAAGACGCGCTGTTGGAGTTCGCGGGCTCTGTGATGGTGATCAGCCATGACCGTTGGTTCCTAGACCGTATTGCCACCCACATCTTGGCCGCTGAAGGCGATAGTCAATGGGTGTTCTTTGACGGCAACTACCAAGAGTACGAAGCCGACAAGAAGAAACGTTTGGGTGAAGAGGGGGCCAAGCCTAAGCGCGTGCGCTTCAAAGCCCTCAAATAA